The following are encoded in a window of Solidesulfovibrio magneticus RS-1 genomic DNA:
- a CDS encoding EI24 domain-containing protein → MLTAFPKGLAAHARGIRFALAHKGYLGLCAIPFALALALYGVGFAVFASHGDQMLAALWSPDAQAGGLAGALAWLYLHVFKYILYVLAFVIMYFLFMVTANILAAPLYDHIAGRMLALAGASRQGPALSFGRLMLEEIKKAVFVMAAPLLLLFIPVLGQVLAPAAAAMLLALDFLDYPFCREEERFGVRLRRLAGNPLLLLGFGLPLLIPGLNILLFPFAILGGTLLYLDQTGRSVNQPGK, encoded by the coding sequence ATGCTGACCGCCTTTCCCAAAGGACTCGCCGCCCACGCCAGAGGCATCCGCTTCGCCCTGGCCCACAAAGGCTATCTGGGCCTTTGCGCCATTCCCTTTGCCCTGGCTTTGGCGCTCTACGGCGTGGGCTTTGCCGTGTTCGCCAGCCACGGCGACCAGATGCTGGCCGCCCTGTGGTCCCCTGACGCCCAGGCCGGCGGACTGGCCGGCGCGCTGGCCTGGCTGTACCTGCATGTTTTCAAGTACATCCTGTACGTCCTGGCCTTTGTCATCATGTATTTCCTGTTCATGGTCACGGCCAACATCCTGGCTGCGCCGTTGTACGACCACATCGCCGGGCGGATGCTGGCCCTGGCCGGCGCGTCACGCCAGGGGCCGGCCCTATCCTTTGGCCGGCTGATGCTGGAGGAAATCAAGAAAGCGGTCTTTGTCATGGCCGCGCCGCTGCTGCTGCTCTTCATTCCGGTCCTGGGGCAGGTGCTGGCCCCGGCCGCGGCGGCCATGCTTCTGGCCCTGGACTTCCTCGACTACCCGTTTTGCCGGGAAGAAGAGCGCTTTGGCGTGCGGCTGCGCCGACTGGCCGGCAATCCCCTGCTGCTGCTGGGCTTTGGGCTGCCGCTGCTCATCCCTGGCCTCAACATCCTCCTCTTCCCCTTCGCCATCCTGGGCGGCACGCTGCTCTATCTCGACCAGACCGGGCGCTCCGTGAACCAGCCGGGAAAATGA
- a CDS encoding potassium transporter Kup, translating to MNSPRAAHGGHAPKPTAALTLAALGVVFGDIGTSPLYAIKECFHGIHAIAVTPDNILGVLSLIFWSLTMVITVKYVLFITAADNRGEGGIFALIELLPKDAGHRHVRTVLAFLGLCGAALLYGDGIITPAISVLSAVEGLTVATDAAAPLVMPITCLILFGLFAVQRRGTAGIGKVFGPVMLVWFAVLAVLGLKEILLAPQVLSAVNPIHAVKFFLENQLHGVVVLGSVVLCITGGEALYADLGHFGRRPIQRSWLLVVFPCLLLNYFGQGAGLLLDPSIAPNPFYSLVPDTLLYPMAALSTAATVIASQALISGVFSLTRQAIQLGVCPRLRIVHTSSDMEGQIYIPEVNFALMWACIGLTLAFGESSRLAAAYGIAVTATMGITSILYFFVARWTWKQPLYRVLPPVLIFLAFDLAYFGSNLLKVADGGWFTLLIAGLIVLAMATWEDGRAALRRLSVATAVPLRLFLSEVSTKNPIRVPGTAVFMSLSPQGTPVTLLHHYKHNKVFHDKVVILSVTASDVPTVPEADRLDIQDMGQGFYRIVARYGFMETPDVPAVMAQARNLGVPIDPPADTTYFLGRESLLTTGKARMAGFRKSLFALMSRNARPATAYFGLPPGRVVELGVQVEL from the coding sequence TTGAACAGCCCCCGCGCCGCCCACGGCGGCCACGCCCCCAAGCCCACCGCCGCCCTGACCCTGGCCGCTCTCGGCGTCGTCTTCGGCGACATCGGCACCAGTCCCCTGTACGCCATCAAGGAGTGTTTCCACGGCATCCACGCCATCGCCGTGACCCCGGACAACATTCTGGGCGTGCTCTCGCTCATCTTCTGGTCCCTGACCATGGTTATCACGGTCAAGTATGTGCTTTTCATCACCGCCGCCGACAACCGGGGCGAGGGCGGCATCTTCGCCCTCATCGAACTTTTGCCCAAGGACGCCGGCCATCGCCACGTGCGCACGGTCCTGGCTTTTCTGGGGCTGTGCGGGGCGGCGCTGCTCTACGGCGACGGCATCATCACCCCGGCCATTTCCGTGCTCTCGGCCGTGGAGGGCCTGACCGTGGCCACCGACGCCGCTGCCCCCCTGGTCATGCCCATCACCTGCCTGATTCTGTTTGGCCTCTTTGCCGTCCAGCGACGGGGTACGGCCGGCATCGGCAAGGTTTTCGGCCCGGTCATGCTCGTCTGGTTCGCCGTGCTGGCCGTGCTGGGGCTTAAGGAAATCCTGCTGGCTCCCCAGGTGCTCTCGGCCGTCAACCCGATCCATGCCGTTAAGTTCTTCCTGGAAAACCAACTACATGGGGTGGTGGTGCTCGGCTCGGTGGTGTTGTGCATCACCGGCGGCGAGGCCCTGTATGCCGACCTCGGCCATTTCGGCCGCCGGCCCATCCAGCGCTCCTGGCTGCTGGTGGTCTTCCCCTGCCTGCTGCTCAACTATTTCGGCCAGGGCGCGGGGCTGCTGCTCGATCCTTCCATCGCCCCCAACCCGTTTTACAGCCTCGTGCCCGACACCCTGCTCTACCCCATGGCGGCGCTGTCCACGGCGGCCACGGTCATCGCCTCCCAGGCCCTTATTTCCGGGGTCTTTTCGCTCACGCGCCAGGCCATCCAGCTTGGCGTGTGCCCGCGCCTGCGCATCGTGCACACCTCCAGCGACATGGAAGGGCAGATCTACATTCCGGAAGTCAATTTCGCCCTCATGTGGGCCTGCATCGGCCTGACCCTGGCCTTTGGCGAATCCAGCCGCCTGGCCGCCGCTTACGGCATCGCCGTCACGGCCACCATGGGCATCACCTCCATCCTCTACTTCTTCGTGGCCCGCTGGACCTGGAAACAGCCGCTGTACCGCGTGCTGCCCCCGGTCTTGATCTTTTTGGCCTTCGATCTGGCCTACTTCGGCTCCAACCTCCTCAAGGTGGCCGACGGCGGCTGGTTCACCCTGCTCATCGCCGGCCTGATCGTTCTGGCCATGGCCACCTGGGAAGACGGCCGGGCCGCCCTGCGCCGGCTGTCCGTGGCCACGGCCGTGCCGCTACGGCTGTTTTTGTCCGAGGTCTCGACCAAAAATCCCATTCGTGTGCCCGGCACGGCCGTGTTCATGTCGCTGTCGCCCCAGGGCACGCCGGTCACCCTGCTCCACCACTACAAGCACAACAAGGTGTTCCACGACAAGGTCGTGATCCTAAGCGTCACCGCCTCCGACGTGCCCACCGTCCCCGAGGCCGACCGCCTGGACATACAGGACATGGGCCAGGGCTTTTACCGAATCGTGGCCCGCTACGGCTTCATGGAGACCCCGGACGTGCCCGCCGTCATGGCCCAGGCCCGAAACCTTGGCGTGCCCATCGATCCGCCGGCCGACACCACCTATTTCCTGGGCCGCGAGAGCCTGCTCACCACGGGCAAGGCCAGGATGGCCGGCTTTCGCAAGAGCCTTTTTGCGCTCATGTCCCGCAACGCCCGGCCGGCCACGGCCTACTTCGGGCTGCCGCCCGGTCGGGTGGTGGAACTGGGCGTTCAGGTGGAGCTCTAG